The DNA region GTAGTTATTAATCTTTTCATCAATTCCAGGGTAAAAGGGGTAGACATTTTTCATTTCAATAGAAATTCTGTGAGCCTTTAAATAATCCTTTGTTTTATCAGCCTCAAGAAGTTGAGAGTGAAGTCTTCTTAAAGTATCTACTGTCCATACGCATTGTTGATAGAAGTTCGATATTTTTGGATGAAAATAATACTCCTTAAAAAGCTCTTTTGATATTATTAAAGCTGAATCAAGTTCTCCTGTTACGTACTTTTGTAAGGCCTTTTCAAAATTTTGATATTCAATTTTGATTGATCTTATGTCAACATACTTACTAGCACTTAGCATCAATTTTTCTATAATTTTTTTATCATCAGGTTTTTTATGTAAAAGATCAGAGTATTCTATAACAGCATTCTTATAATCTGCAAGTTTTACATAAATATCAGCCCTTTCCTCAGGACTCTGAGATAGGGTTATTAAAAAAATAAAAGTTCTCATCTTACATACCTCCGTATAAATAATATAAAATAAAGGGACCAAAAATAATTATAAATATTGTTGGTAAAATTAATAAAATAGTTGGAATAACTATGTAAACAGGAGTCTTAGCAGCCCTTTCCTCAGCCTGATCCCATCTTTTTCTTCTTACTTCCTCAGCTAAGGATGCTAAAGTTTGCGTTATAGGTGCCCCAAGTTCTTCTCCATGTGCAATTGTTATTGCTACAAGGGTTAAATCAGGATGCTGAGTCCTTTCAGCAAGGGCTCTTAAAGCTTCAGTTCTTTTTTTACCTAATCTTAATTCTGATAACATCAAAGCAAACTCTTCTTTAAGGGGACAAGGATGCATTGCTTCTGTAACGTATTGAAAAGCAGCATTAAAACCAAGGCCAGCTTGAACTGCTGTATTTAGCTGGTCTAAAGCATCTCCTAAATCTTTTTGTATAAGGTAATGTCTTTTTTTTATCTCTTGATTTAAACTAAAATCCTTAAAGAAAAATCCAACAAAGAAGATTACAATAGATAAAACAAAAGTAAAAGAAAAGGGAGGATTAAAAATTATGCTCAACAGTATAATAGATAGAAAGAAAAAAACAAATCCACTTATAAGTTTCTCCATAAGAACAGCTTCAACAGGTTTACCCCTTTCGCCCGCCATCTCCATTTTCATCTCAAGAGCCTTTATATAATCTTCAGGTAAGTATTTTTTTAAAATTTTGACAATCGCTTCTGCAATAGGAGCAAAAAAGGCAATAATTTTAGATGCAAATTCTATCCTAACTCTTCTTCTTCTTAATCTCTCTAACCTTGATGATAAAGCTAACTCCTCAGGAGATGGTATAAAAGAGAGAACAAGAAAATAAACTGCAATAAAACTAATTATAAATATTAGAAGAATCATATCTCTATAGTTACTATCTTTCTAATCCAAAGAGCTGCTATTATGTCAAGTAAAGCAGCAATAAATAGCATAAAAATACCGAGAGGCTCTTCTAGCATGGGAGCAAATAACTCTGGTTGTGTTATTCTAAGAAGTATCAAAAGAAAAAGTGGCAATAAGGTTAACACAGTAGCAGAGAGTCTTCCTTCGGCTGTGAGAGTATCAATTCTTCTTTTTAATCTCCTTCTTGCCTTTATTGTCTCAGCTATACCTGATAAGACATCGACAAGGGACCCTCCAGTTCTTCGCTGCAAAATTACTGCGCTTGTAAATATTTTAAGTTCTCTTGAAGGAATCCTATCTTCAAGATGACGAAGTGCTTCCTCTAAAGTAAGACCTAAAGATATTTCATCTAGTACTCTTTTAAATTCTGTTTGCATAGGTGGTGGCATCTGCTGAACAACTATTCTAAAGCAGTGGTTAAAACCAAGTCCAGCCTTTAAACCACTCACAATTAATCTCATACCCTCTTCAAGTTGGTCGTTAAACTTTTCTATCCACCTATTTCTTATAGTATAAGCATATTGAGGGAAGAAAATTATAACTAAAATAGTAAATAGAAAAATAACAAAAAGTTTTGTTGCAAGGGTTTTCCCAAGAAAAAGATAGGTTACAATCGAAAAGGCAAATATAAGTCTTAGCTCAAGTAAAATAAAGTTTTTAACAGGAAAATCTGCTGGATCAAGTTTTTTCTGTATACTCTTCAAATACAAAATAAAAAATTCTTCTAAGAATATTACAAAAATGTAAACAGCTCCAACAACTAGAAGAATAATTAAAATTAAATTCACCATTCTGTCTCTTCTCTACCTATATAATATATATTTTTATCAATCTTTACACCCTTAATTTCAAATTCTTCATGAACTTTTGGTCTTATACCTGTTCCCATAAAAGTTCCTATTATTTCACCTTTTTCATTTACACCCTTTTGTTTAAAAATGAAGATATCCTGCATTGTAATAACATCCCCTTCTAAACCTGTAATTTCAGAGATCTTTGTAACCCTCCTTTTTCCATCTCTCATTCTTTCAACGAAAACAATAAAATCTATAGCTGAGGCAATATAGCTCCTTATAGCAGAAACTGGAAGTTCAGTACCAGCCATTAAAACCATCGTTTCAAGTCTATAAAGAGTATCTCGTGGAGAATTTGCGTGAACTGTTGTTAAAGAACCCTCGTGTCCTGTATTCATAGCCTGTAACATATCAAGAGCCTCACCTCCTCTACACTCTCCTACTATTATCCTATCAGGTCTCATTCTGAGGGCATTTCTCACAAGATCCCTTATTGTGATTTCACCTTTACCTTCTATATTGGGTGGTCTTGCTTCAAGACGCACCACATGAGGCTGCTGTAATCTCAGTTCTGCAGTATCTTCAATTGTCACTATTCTTTCATCATCAGGAATAAAAGAAGAAAGTACATTTAAAAGGGTTGTCTTACCTGACCCAGTTCCACCAGCTACTACTATGTTCTTTTTAACAAAAACACAAGCTTTCAAAAATTCTATCATAAATTCTGTTATAGATCCAAAATTAATTAGATCCTTGTATGTAAAAGGTTCCTTTCTAAACTTCCTTATTGTTATTGTTGGACTATCGATAGAAACAGGAGGAAGAGTAATATTTACTCTTGAACCATCAGGAAGTCTTGCATCACAAAGTGGTGATGCCTCATCAACTCTTCTTCCTATAGGAGTTACAATTCTTTCTATTACAATCCTAAGCTGTGTTTCATTTAAAAAACTCCTATCTGTTTTATAAATCTTTCCACCCTTTTCAATATATATATTATCATATGAATTAACCATTATTTCGGTTATATTTGGATCAGCTAAAAGATCCTCAAGAGGACCAAGGCCAAGAATCTCCTTTATCATATCCTCAACAAACTTTCTTCTAACTTCTTGTGAAGGTAATGGAACGTTAAGTTCATCGAGCTTTTCTATAATTAATTTTTCAACTTTCTTCCTTATTTCCTGTTTAGAGTAAGAGCTTTCATATGTTGCAGTTAGTTCACCTGAGAGGGTCATCTCTCTAATAATATGTGCATGTATTAACTTCTTAATCTCTAATGGAACTTCCCCCAAAATTAATGCTTCTGGAGCTTCGTAATGCACTTCCTCTTTCTTTTTTTCCTCAACAATTTCTCTTTTCTCCTCCTTTTCTTCCTTTTTCTTCCTTCTAAAGATTCCACTTAGAAAGTCTCTTTTAGTCTCCTTTCTTTTCTCAAGAAAATCCTCTCTTTTTATTTCTCCTAAGATATAGTTAGAAACTTCCCTTAATTTATCTTTAAAAGCCTGATTAATTTTTTCCTTTCCTGTATCAAATCCTAACTCACCAAGCGAAACAATTGACTCATCTTCAGGTAAAACAAAAAGAACTTCTCTTTCCATTATTTTCTCTATCTCTTCAAGAGAAATTCCGCTCTCATTGAAAAAGTTTATTAAATATTCAATCTTTTGAGGAGGATAATACCTTAGTCTGAAAATTTCTCTTAAATTTTTTGACTGAGCAATTGATAAAAAGTCATTTTTCATTATTACAAAAATAAGATCAGCAATATCAAGTATATTTAGGGTCTTTTCATCCAAACTATGTCCACAATCAAAGAAAACAAAATCATAGTCAGTTTCAATTTTTTTTAAAAATGGACTAATCAATTCATACTCTCTATCCCATAACTCACCAGTTTTTGAAAAAAACATATGGAACTTTGTTGGGTAAGAAGAGTAACTATAAATAAACTCTCCCTTAAACTTTTTCTCTTTTTTAAAGAAATCGAGAGCCTCTTTAAAAGTTTTTCTTGTCTCAAAACCAAAGATGTAAGGTAAATCACCGTGATTTTCAGCCTCAATAAGTAAAACACTTTTCTTTTTTTGAGAAATCTCATAGGAAATAAGAGATGAAATTGTTGTAGTTCCAACTCCACCTTTAGTGCCAATGAAAGCAAATTTCTTCATATTTATATATATTTTACTGTGTCTCTTTTAAAGTCTCAAGAACATAGAAATCGCTTGTATAAGGATCCCAAAAACCACTAAGACCTATTATTTCAAAGAATGAAAAGGGAACATAAAGAATACCATCCTGGACTTTTATTTCTGGTTTAATAGGGAAAGCTACACCATCTATTTCAAGAGTTGATTTTTCTACTGACAAGAAAGACTTTTTCTTTCCAAATCTTATTTCAGCTAATTTCTCTTTCTCTACCCAGGTATAACTTATAGAAAGCTCCCTCTCAAAAATTTCGGATAACTCAAAATAGGTAGTTCCGTTAAAAACTTTTGTGGGAATATAAAACTCTAGAGTCTTCAATCCCTTATAGATATTAATTCGAGCTGCTCCTCTCTCATAAGGCAAAACTTCAGGTGTTACAATAAAGATAACGTCTTTTATTAAATTCTCATTTTTAATTCTTGTAAATAAAAGTTTTCCCAATATAGGAATTTTGCCAAGTAAAGGTATAGAGGATCTAAATTCTTGCATAGTCTTTTTTCTCAAACCACCTAAAAGTAGACTTTCTCCAGGTAAAAGTTTAACTTCAACTTTTACGTTACTTTTTCTTATTGCAGGAACAACAAAATCTTGAAGGACAACTGCATGGGCATAGTCAAGATCTGAAATTTCTGGCTCAAGATTTAAAATTATATAACCAAAATCATCAAGTTTTGCTGTTATCTTTAATTTAACTCCGTATTCTTTCCATTCAACAGTTGCTGCTCCTAAGGCTTGGGGTATTATTACAGGTATTTCTCCTCCACTTAAAAACTCTGAAGTCTTATCTTCTAAAACCACTAAAGTTGGATGTGATAAGATTTTTAAAGCCCCCTTTTCTTCAAGAAAATTTAGAGTACTTGTCAAATTAGTTACTCTTTTTATGGGACCTACATCAAGAGGGAAAGTTTCGGGTATTTTACCCTCTTCAAAACCAAGTTGTTTTAACCACTCAAATCCATAATCTGATTTTTTACTTCTTTCTAACTCAAGAACCCAAACATCAATACGTATTACCTTTGGTTTATGAAATTGTAGGGCTGTTCTTTTTTTAATTACACACTCAATCTCTTGTGTTCCTTTATCAGTGAATATGATTAAGTTTGTTACTCCCTCTTTGAGAGCATTAAGTAAAACTTCTCTATCAGAAATTAGTCTCATACCTAGAATTTCAGGATTTCCCACAGCAACGCTTTTCACAGGGCGAACAAATTTGAAAAGTTTTGAGTAGCCCTCATATAAGACAAGATAAGATAAAAGAAAAAACTTTAAAATCATTCCTTCACCTCTTCTTTTTCAAGATAAAAATTAAAAGAACTATTCTGAAAAACAGCTATCTCTTTAATTAAATCCTTATAATTCTTTGCGGAAAACTTGAATCTATATCTTCCTGCCGGAATAATTATTTGATTTTTACCCTCCTTTAATGTATATGGGGGAAGGGGTGTACCTAATATAAAAAGTTTAACATCAGGTATAGTTTGCATTGTAGCTTGATCAAAGACTTCAATAGTTATTTCAACTCTTTGAACAGATGGTTCTGAAAAACCTTCCACATAAGGTATTTCTAGCCTGTAGGGGTCAGCCTCTGGGGAATAATAAAAACAGTTCCCCACTATTCCTATAAGAAAATATAATTTAAACCACTTCATAGCATTTACACCCTCTTTGAAATATTTTTTTATTATCACAAAAAATGAAAAAAAAATCAAACAGTTAGATGAGGTACTTTTGAGGAGCTTGTGTTTAGTTTCTATTTGTTACAACTTATCACCTTGTTCTCAACTTTTTATTAAGGTATAAAGTATACCTGTGTTTCTATTATTTTTCCGCTTATGCTTGCACTTATTCCCCATGCAAAAAACCATGTTATATTTAAAATTCCCGAAACAAAAGCTCTATCATTCTCATTAACAACCTCAAGTGAAAAATTCGTCACAAGCGGTAAATTATAAGTTACACTTAAAATAAATAAAAAGGGAACCGAAAGCATTTGAAAAATTATAACAGTTTTTATTTTTCCAAAAATCCTTGCAAAAAATGGAGCACTCAATGTTCCAACTATGGTCATAATTTGAGAGATCGAAAAAAGAAACCCTATCTGCGAGGAATTAAGTAAAAATCTATCTCTAAAATAAAGGTTTAAAAAAGAACAGTGAGTCCTGCCCCAAGACCAACAAGAGTTTGAGGTATAGAAAGCTTTAACATAAGAGTCTTTGAAGTCCTTAAATCAAAGATTTTTAAGTCCCTTTCATTAACGATTTTTCTTTCTTTTATTTAAAATAAAGGGAACTATAGAAAAAGAGAAATTAAGACATGTAGTATTAAGGTGATCCTAAATCCAGAGATTATAGAAATACCTCTTTTTAAAAAAATAGGGGTAAATTTCCAGCTAAGATATTACCCAAAATTCCCGAGGCAAGTGAAATAGTAAAACCTGTACTAAAAAGATGCATCCTTATAGGTTCTGTACTCATCTGCATCATAAGCGGTCCACTTAATACAGGAAGAAACGAGGAAAAAATCCCAGTCATTACTACACCCAAAATGATATGAAAATAAATATTAGTAACTGCCGAAATTAGATAGCCAAAACAGGAAAAAATAACACTTACAATAATTATCGGTTTAACATTAATTTTTCTAACGATAAAAGCTGCAGGAAACATCATAATAACCGCTACATAACTCATAAGCGCCAAAATAAAACCGATTTTACTCTCTGAAAACCCGACTTCTTTTAGATACAGATTGAACAAAAGTCCAAATCCAGAAAATCCAAGTCCTAAAAGAAAACTACCACTTAAAAATAAAACTGCATCCCCTTTGAAATTAAACATCTTAAAGTTTAAACATCAATTGTTGTGTAATCAAAAAAACGAGGTTAAAAAAAACTTACTCAATTTGAAATTTGGAAAAAATGTTATTTATAATTTGAGGTACTTGAATTCCAAAAAATAAAAACTTATAATTTATCTTCAGAATGAAAACAAAAAGAAAAGAACGAATTGGTATTGTCGTCTCAGATAAAATGGATAAAACCGTCGTGGTACTAATTGAAAGGCGTGTTAGACACCCCCTATACAAAAAGGAAATTAAAAAGAGGAAGAAGTTCTACGCTCATGACGAAAAAAACGAATGCAGAGTGGGTGATAAAGTAAAAATAGTGGAAACAAGACCCCTTTCTAAACTTAAAAGATGGAGAGTTGTGGAAATAATAGAAAGATCACCTGAATTTAGAGAAAAAGAGGAAAAATGATACAACAACAGTCAAGACTCAAAATAACCGATAATACCGGAGTCCTTGAAGTCATGGTTATAAGAGTTTTAGGTGGAAGCGCAAGAAAGTATGGAACTGTTGGTGATGTATGTAAGGCTACAGTCAAAAAAGTAGGAACAGGTTCTCAGATAAAGGAAGGTGAAAAAGTCTTTGTAGTGATAGTAAGAACAAAGAAAGAAGTAAACAGAAAAGACGGATCTACGATAAGATTCGACGATAACGCAGGTGTGATAATTGACCCAAACGGTGAGCCAAAGGGAACAAGAGTTTTCGGTCCTGTAGCAAGGGAGCTCAGAGAAAAGAGATTTATGAAGATTGTCTCTCTTGCTCCAGAAGTTTGGTAAATGGCAAGAAAAATTAAAAAAGGCGACCAGGTGATTGTTATTGCAGGAGACGATAAAGGAAAAATTGGAAAAGTTATAAAAGTTATAC from Candidatus Hydrothermales bacterium includes:
- the rpsQ gene encoding 30S ribosomal protein S17, whose protein sequence is MKTKRKERIGIVVSDKMDKTVVVLIERRVRHPLYKKEIKKRKKFYAHDEKNECRVGDKVKIVETRPLSKLKRWRVVEIIERSPEFREKEEK
- a CDS encoding type II secretion system F family protein, which translates into the protein MILLIFIISFIAVYFLVLSFIPSPEELALSSRLERLRRRRVRIEFASKIIAFFAPIAEAIVKILKKYLPEDYIKALEMKMEMAGERGKPVEAVLMEKLISGFVFFFLSIILLSIIFNPPFSFTFVLSIVIFFVGFFFKDFSLNQEIKKRHYLIQKDLGDALDQLNTAVQAGLGFNAAFQYVTEAMHPCPLKEEFALMLSELRLGKKRTEALRALAERTQHPDLTLVAITIAHGEELGAPITQTLASLAEEVRRKRWDQAEERAAKTPVYIVIPTILLILPTIFIIIFGPFILYYLYGGM
- a CDS encoding MFS transporter, producing the protein MFNFKGDAVLFLSGSFLLGLGFSGFGLLFNLYLKEVGFSESKIGFILALMSYVAVIMMFPAAFIVRKINVKPIIIVSVIFSCFGYLISAVTNIYFHIILGVVMTGIFSSFLPVLSGPLMMQMSTEPIRMHLFSTGFTISLASGILGNILAGNLPLFF
- a CDS encoding pilus assembly protein N-terminal domain-containing protein, which encodes MILKFFLLSYLVLYEGYSKLFKFVRPVKSVAVGNPEILGMRLISDREVLLNALKEGVTNLIIFTDKGTQEIECVIKKRTALQFHKPKVIRIDVWVLELERSKKSDYGFEWLKQLGFEEGKIPETFPLDVGPIKRVTNLTSTLNFLEEKGALKILSHPTLVVLEDKTSEFLSGGEIPVIIPQALGAATVEWKEYGVKLKITAKLDDFGYIILNLEPEISDLDYAHAVVLQDFVVPAIRKSNVKVEVKLLPGESLLLGGLRKKTMQEFRSSIPLLGKIPILGKLLFTRIKNENLIKDVIFIVTPEVLPYERGAARINIYKGLKTLEFYIPTKVFNGTTYFELSEIFERELSISYTWVEKEKLAEIRFGKKKSFLSVEKSTLEIDGVAFPIKPEIKVQDGILYVPFSFFEIIGLSGFWDPYTSDFYVLETLKETQ
- a CDS encoding tetratricopeptide repeat protein, producing the protein MRTFIFLITLSQSPEERADIYVKLADYKNAVIEYSDLLHKKPDDKKIIEKLMLSASKYVDIRSIKIEYQNFEKALQKYVTGELDSALIISKELFKEYYFHPKISNFYQQCVWTVDTLRRLHSQLLEADKTKDYLKAHRISIEMKNVYPFYPGIDEKINNYFAKIPKVEEKRPVTEKREIVRRVVEKEVEVEKPSKVEETVDIQAKVQDLYKRGVTLYSEGKLEAARDVFREILRIDPQNTKVRRNLAVIEERLRGRR
- a CDS encoding ATPase, T2SS/T4P/T4SS family, whose amino-acid sequence is MKKFAFIGTKGGVGTTTISSLISYEISQKKKSVLLIEAENHGDLPYIFGFETRKTFKEALDFFKKEKKFKGEFIYSYSSYPTKFHMFFSKTGELWDREYELISPFLKKIETDYDFVFFDCGHSLDEKTLNILDIADLIFVIMKNDFLSIAQSKNLREIFRLRYYPPQKIEYLINFFNESGISLEEIEKIMEREVLFVLPEDESIVSLGELGFDTGKEKINQAFKDKLREVSNYILGEIKREDFLEKRKETKRDFLSGIFRRKKKEEKEEKREIVEEKKKEEVHYEAPEALILGEVPLEIKKLIHAHIIREMTLSGELTATYESSYSKQEIRKKVEKLIIEKLDELNVPLPSQEVRRKFVEDMIKEILGLGPLEDLLADPNITEIMVNSYDNIYIEKGGKIYKTDRSFLNETQLRIVIERIVTPIGRRVDEASPLCDARLPDGSRVNITLPPVSIDSPTITIRKFRKEPFTYKDLINFGSITEFMIEFLKACVFVKKNIVVAGGTGSGKTTLLNVLSSFIPDDERIVTIEDTAELRLQQPHVVRLEARPPNIEGKGEITIRDLVRNALRMRPDRIIVGECRGGEALDMLQAMNTGHEGSLTTVHANSPRDTLYRLETMVLMAGTELPVSAIRSYIASAIDFIVFVERMRDGKRRVTKISEITGLEGDVITMQDIFIFKQKGVNEKGEIIGTFMGTGIRPKVHEEFEIKGVKIDKNIYYIGREETEW
- the rplN gene encoding 50S ribosomal protein L14, with amino-acid sequence MIQQQSRLKITDNTGVLEVMVIRVLGGSARKYGTVGDVCKATVKKVGTGSQIKEGEKVFVVIVRTKKEVNRKDGSTIRFDDNAGVIIDPNGEPKGTRVFGPVARELREKRFMKIVSLAPEVW
- a CDS encoding type II secretion system F family protein; the encoded protein is MVNLILIILLVVGAVYIFVIFLEEFFILYLKSIQKKLDPADFPVKNFILLELRLIFAFSIVTYLFLGKTLATKLFVIFLFTILVIIFFPQYAYTIRNRWIEKFNDQLEEGMRLIVSGLKAGLGFNHCFRIVVQQMPPPMQTEFKRVLDEISLGLTLEEALRHLEDRIPSRELKIFTSAVILQRRTGGSLVDVLSGIAETIKARRRLKRRIDTLTAEGRLSATVLTLLPLFLLILLRITQPELFAPMLEEPLGIFMLFIAALLDIIAALWIRKIVTIEI